Genomic segment of Pararhodobacter zhoushanensis:
GACACGACGCGCAAGCGTACGATCCGGCGTGATTAGAGCCGCTTTTTGCCCCTGAACCGCCGCGTCGCGCAGGCAGAGCGCGATCGCCAGCGCCTCTTGTCGCGGCGTCGCAGCCTCGATCAGCGACAGTGCCGCCGTAGGGCCGGAAAGGTCGCCCAGCCCCGGCCCATCGCGCAGCCATTGGTCGGTCACCGGCGCCGGGCGCAGCGCCAGCGAGACCAGCGCGTTGCGCGCCGGGTCGGGCGCGCTCGCCTGTGTCCACGGCTGCACGGCGCGGGGTTCTGCGCCGACACCCTCCATTAGGTGCGCATAGCGGAACTGCGGGTGGTCCTCGGATTGCAGGGGATCGTCCAGACTGCGCCAGACCGGCCCCGGCAGCGCGAAGTCGAAGCCCGGCAGCACCAGTGCGCCCTGCGGCAGCCGCGCGACGGCCTGCATCAGCAACGCGGTTGGCCCGCGTGACCCGGTTGACCCGGCGATGATCAGCGGATGGGTCGGCGGTTTCTCGGCCCAGTGCGCCGTTAACCGTTCCACCGCCGCGCGCAATTGCGCCTGCCCGCCGGATGCGGGCCCAAGGAACCGCGCGATCAGCCGAATGAAGCGCAAGGACCGGTCCCAGTGCAGCGAGTGTTGGGACACGTCGAGCTGGTCGAGAATGTCCAGTGTCACGGCCTCGCCCTGCATCTCGTCGAGCAGGCGAAACAGGCTCTCGGCCAGCGAAAACGCGGCAGAAGTCGGCCCCAGATCCGGCTCGGCCTGCAGCAGCTGACGGATCAGTTGCGCCAGTTCCAGACGGGTGCGCAGGGGGGCGTCCGTCTCACCCCCGGCTACTTGACCGATCAACCGGAGGCGCGGCAGAAACCCCGGCCCCTGCGCCATCAGCGCAGCGCGCAGACGTTCCTGCATCCGCGCGGTGTTCACCAAAACCTCGCACCGCGCCAGCGCTTCGGGCGAAAGCCCCGCCACACGTTCGCGCAACCCGCGCGCCAGTTCGGCGGGGAAATCGGCGCCCGGCGCGACACCGAAAACGCGGGGACCGTCGAGCGGTTCAAACATCGGCAAGACGCGCCTCCCAGGCTGGATCATCCGAAGCGAAGGCGACAAGCCGCCCCTCGCCTTCCAAAGAAAACTGCAATGTTAGAGCCTGTTTTGGCCGATCTGCGCCCAGTTTCTCGGGCCACTCGACCAGACACAGCGCTGTCTCGAACGCCTCGGTCAGACCCAGCTCGACCGCCTCGTCGGGATGACTGAGCCGGTAGAGATCGGCATGCCAGATCTCGATCCCGGCCTCATAGGTCTGCACCAAGGTAAATGTCGGCGACGGGATATCTTCATCCACCCCCAGCGCCCGGATCAGCGCGCGCGCGAAATGCGTCTTGCCGGCGCCGATCTGGCCGTCAAGCAACAAGACATCGCCCGCGCCGACGACACCCGCCATCGCCTGCGCGAAGCGGTCGGTGGCGTCGGGATCGGGCAGCGAGAGAGGGGGTGAACGGGTTTCATGCCCGCAGCTTAACGCCCGTGCCGGACCCCCGCCAGAGGGGGGTTCTTGCGACCAAGGCCCCCCGCCGCCATATAGGGCAGGACAATGCGAAAGGCTTGACCATGGCAGAAGACAAGTTTCCCGGCTGGCACGGAACCACGATCCTGGCCGTCAAGCGCGGCGGTGAAGTGGTCGTCGCGGGCGACGGGCAAGTGAGCCTGGGCCAGACGGTGATCAAGGGCTCGGCCCGCAAGGTGCGCCGGATCGGGGCACCGGGACGTGAAGTGGTGGTGGGCTTTGCCGGGTCGACCGCCGACGCGTTTACCTTGCTGGAGCGGCTGGAGAAAAAGCTGGAGGCGAGCCCGGGCCAGCTGACCCGCGCCTGCGTCGAACTGGCGAAGGACTGGCGCATGGACAAATACCTGCGCAATCTTGAGGCCATGCTGATCGTCACCGATGGCGATGACCTGCTGGTCATCACCGGCGCGGGTGACGTGCTGGAACCGGAATATGACATCGCCGCGATCGGCTCGGGCGGCAATTTCGCCGCGGCGGCGGCGCGCGGGCTGATGGAGACCGACCTTCCCGCCGAAGAGGTGGCGCGCAAGGCGATGGCGATTGCCGCGTCGATCTGTGTCTACACCAACGGCAACCTGACCGTGGAGAGCATCCGCAAATGACCGACCTGACCCCCCGCGAAATCGTCAGCGAGCTGGATCGCTTCATCATCGGCCAGGCCGACGCCAAGCGCGCCGTCGCCGTGGCGCTGCGCAGCCGGTGGCGGCGTCGGCAACTGTCTGCGGATCTGCGTGACGAGGTGTATCCCAAGAACATCCTGATGATCGGCCCCACCGGTGTCGGCAAGACCGAGATCAGCCGTCGTCTGGCCAAGCTGGCCAAAGCGCCCTTCCTGAAGGTCGAGGCGACGAAGTTCACCGAAGTCGGCTATGTCGGCCGCGATGTCGAGCAGATCATCCGCGATCTGGTGGATGCGGCGATGGCGATGACCCGTGAGGCGATGCGCGAAGATGTCCGTGCCCGGGCGCAGGCGAATGCGGAAGAGCGGGTGCTGGATGCGATTGCGGGCAAGGACTCGCGCTCGGGCACGCGGGATCTGTTCCGCAAGAAGCTGCGCGCCGGTGAGCTGGACGACACGATGATCGAGCTGGAAATCGCCGACGCCGCGCCGTCGATGCCGATGCTGGAACTGCCGGGCATGCAGGCGCAGGGGATGAATCTGGGCGATCTGTTCGGCAAGGCGTTCGGCGGGCGCACGACCAAGAAACGCATGACGGTGATGGAAAGCCACGACATCCTGCTGAGCGAAGAGGCCGACAAGCTGCTGGACGAGGAGGCGGTGAAGGTCGCCGCCGTCGAGGCGGTCGAGCAGAACGGCATCGTGTTTCTGGACGAGATCGACAAGGTCTGCGCGCGGGCCGAAACGCGCGGGGCGGATGTGAGCCGGGAAGGTGTGCAGCGCGATTTGCTGCCGTTGATCGAGGGCACGACGGTTTCCACCAAGCACGGGCCGGTCAAGACGGATCATATCCTGTTCATCGCGAGCGGTGCGTTTCACGTCGCCAAGCCGTCGGATCTGCTGCCGGAACTGCAGGGGCGTCTGCCGATCCGGGTCGAGCTGCGGGCGCTGACCGAGGATGACTTTGTGCGCATCCTGACCGAGACGGACAACGCGCTGACCCGGCAGTATACCGCGCTGATGAAGACCGAGGAGGTCGAGGTGAGCTTCACCGAAGACGGCATCCACGCGCTGGCGCGGATCGCGGCCGAGGTGAACACGGCGGTCGAGAATATCGGCGCGCGGCGGCTCTATACGGTGATGGAACGGGTGTTCGAGGAGCTGAGCTTTGCCGCGCCGGACCGGGGCGGACAATCGGTGGTGGTGGACGCGGCTTTTGTCGAGAAGAACATCGGCGAACTGTCGCGCTCGACCGATCTGAGCCGCTACGTGTTGTAATGTCCCACGATGGGACGAAGCCGTCCCATGAACAAAAACAGGGGGTTAGCGCCGCGCGTTAACCCCCTGTTCACTTGTTCTTGCGCTCAAGCCAGCAGCGCGCAGGCGTAGAAGTCGGTGTCATCGGTTGCTTGCTCAAGCGTGGACCCGGCCTTTTGCAGCACGCGCGCCGACGCCGGGTTGTCGCGTGAGACACCGCCGATCAGGTGTAGTGGGGCCGCCCGTTGCGCCACGTCGAGCAGACCGCAAACCAACTCGGTCGCATAGCCGCGGCCCCAGACGGCTTGATCCAGAAGATAGCCAAGATGCAGACTTGGAACCGGGTCGGCCGTCGTGTTCAGGATCAGCAGCCCGACCAATTCGTGTCCGTTCAACCCACGCAGAACAAACACGTCGCTTTCAACGGCCCGGTCGTCGATCCACGCCGACACCGTCTGTCCCGTCGCCTGACGCTGCATTGATGGGGGAAGATCGCCCAGAACCCCGGCCGACAGAAGGGTGTCGAGCTCATCTTCCAACGCGCGGCGCTGTGCGGGGTCACACAGGATCGGCGCCCAGCGGACAACAGACAACCGCTCGGTGGCAAAATCGGCAATCGGCGCCGGATGGGGTGTCATTCGTCAACCAGATAGGGTGCGAGCCTTTCGCGCACCGCGTCCGGCATCGGGGCCGAGGCGCGGGTTTTGGGGTCGAAGAACACCTCGGTCAGGTCATAGGTCGCGTGCAGCGCGCCGGTTTCGGCGTGGATCATGCGCAGATGGAAGGTCATCGACCGGCCCCCCAACCGCTTGACCGCGCCGTCGATGATCACCCCGTCACCGGCCTTCAGCTCCTTGATGAAATTCGTTTCGGCCTTGGCCGAGACGATGTGGACACCGTGTTCCTCGAGCATCCACGAGATGGGAATGCCAAGGCTGGTGTACAGAAAGAACGACGCGTCATCGAAGAACGGCGCGTAGTGGCGGACGTTCATGTGGCCGAAAATGTCGTGGTGCCACGGGTGGACCACGGCGCGCAGCAGTTCGGGGCGGGGGGCAACGGGATCAGACATTGAGCGTGCGTTTCTCGACATAAACACCGTAGATCGTGGTCAGGATCGACGCGCCGACCATCATCGCCACCCAGTTCGCCATGGCAGCCCAAAGCAGGCCCAGCGGCACGGAAACATCGGCGAGGAAAGACGCGGGAAGGTTGATCAGCCCGCTGCCGACAATCGTGATGATCCCCAGCAAGATCAGCGACGCGCCGCCGTCCTTGGTGGCGGACCATGCCTCTTTCAGCTTCAGGCGGTTCTCGATTGCTGCGGCGGGCAGGACAGGAGACAGACGGTAGGCGAGCCAGATCACGGGGAAAAAGACGATCACGGCGGACAAAATCCCGGCGGCCATGTGGGACTGGGAGCCCGGGCTGAGCACAATGAAGGCGACCACCCCGGCGAGCAGTCCCAGCGGGATCGCCACGATTGCAATGGTCAGGCTGTAAAAGAACCCGGCGACGATATAGCGCCAGATCGCGCTGCCGCTAAAGCGCGGGACAAAAGCGCCCGGCTCTTCTTCCAGCAGGATGTAGCGGTGCCACGCGACGACGACCCACAGGCCGATGATGATCTGCGCGATGTTCAGCAAGAGCAGGCCGGGCGAGGTGAAGACGGCGGGCATGACGGCGTCCGTCGTCGTTGCCGCAGGCGGGTTAAAATACGCAGCACCGGTGAGCTGCAGCAGCACTACCATCACCAGCAGCGCCACGCCGCCGATCCGCAACACGGTGTTGAAATTGCCAAAGACCATGCGCACTGCATGGGTAAAAATCTCGATGCCGCGCATCCTGAACACTCCTTAAACGATGCTGCACTCTCCCCCGATCCCCTCAAGGGTGTCAATTGCCGTTCCCGGCCCGGTTGCAACGCGCCGGGGTGTTGCGCAGGCGGGGTAAAGCGGATAGCCAGTGGCCGTTCAATCCTTGGAGATTTGCCCATGTCCGCGCCCAAGAAAGTCGTGCTGGCCTATTCTGGCGGGCTCGATACCTCGATCATCCTGAAATGGCTGCAAACCGAATACGGTTGCGAGGTTATCACCTACACCGCCGATCTCGGCCAGGGCGAGGAGCTGGAACCGGCGCGCGCCAAGGCCCTGATGATGGGCATCAAGGAAGAGAACATCCATATCATGGATGTTCGCGAGGAATTCGTGCGCGACTTCGTGTTCCCGATGTTCCGCGCCAATGCCGTGTATGAGGGGCTCTATCTGCTGGGCACCTCGATCGCGCGCCCGTTGATTTCCAAACATCTGGTCGAGCTGGCGCACAAGCATGGCGCCGATGCCGTGGCGCATGGCGCGACCGGCAAGGGCAACGATCAGGTTCGCTTCGAGCTCAGCGCCTATGCGCTGGACCCGTCGATCCGCGTGATCGCGCCCTGGCGTGAGTGGGATCTGTCGAGCCGCACCAAGCTGCTGGAATTCGCCGAACAGCACCAGATTCCGATTGCCAAGAACAAGCGCGGCGAAGCGCCGTTCTCGGTCGATGCGAACCTGCTGCACACCTCGTCCGAGGGGCGCATTCTGGAAGACCCGGGTGTCGAGGCCCCCGATTACGTCGCCCAGCGCATCACCGCTGTCGAAGACGCGCCCGATACGCCCGAGTTCATCGAGATCGCCTACGAGCGGGGCGATCCGGTTGCGATCAACGGCGAGGCGATGTCGCCGGCGACGATCCTGACCAAGCTGAACGAGATTGGTGGCAAGCATGGTATCGGCCTGCTCGACTTTGTGGAAAACCGCTTCGTCGGCATGAAATCGCGCGGGGTCTATGAGACGCCGGGCGGCACGATCATGCTGGAAGGCCATCGCGGCATCGAACAGATCACGCTGGATGCGGGCGCGGGTCATCTGAAAGATCTCGATCATGCCGCGCTATGCCGAGCTGATCTACAACGGCTTCTGGTTCTCGCCCGAGCGTGAGATGCTGCAGGCGCTGATCGACAAGAGCCAGGAGCATGTGTCCGGCACGGTCAAGCTGAAGCTCTACAAGGGCTCGGTGCGGACCGTGGCGCGCTGGTCCGAGCATTCGCTCTACAGCGAGGCGCATGTGACGTTCGAAGACGACGCCGGTGCGTATGACCAGAAAGACGCCGCCGGGTTCATCCGCCTGAACGCGCTGCGTCTGAAGCTGATCGCCACGCGCAATGCGCGGGTGGCGGGGAAAGAGTAAACCTTTCCCAACGGTGCAATGAAAAAAACGGGTCGCGGAAACGCGGCCCGTTTTCTTGTTGAGGTCGTCCAGGAGGAGGTCAGCGGTCAGCCTGAGGGGGAACAATCAGCCTGACCGCCGGGTCGAACAGCCCGAAGGCTGCATCCGGTATGGTCCTGAGACCCGGTGAGCCAGTAACGACGATCGCTGCCAGGAAACCGTCGAACCGGGGGTCACCGCCGGTAGATCACATCATCAGCGCGAAGATCCCGATCCACATCAGCGAACCAACGGCGACGGCCAGCGCGATGCCAGCACCGGCAGGCAAGGACGTGCCTTGCTGTTGGGCGGGCGTGTACGGGGTGGCGGCGGTATCGGCACGAGTGTTCATGTCGCGGTCTCCAGATCCTGAGCCACACGATAGCGGCACATCTCTGAAGAAACGCTTAACGGCGGCAAAAAGATGGCAAGGATCGGGCGATTCTGCGCGGGGGTACGGTCAACCGGCGAGAAGTTGCTCAACTTTGGCGCGATCTGGCATCGCCGGGGCCGCGCCGGGCTGCGTCACTTGCAGGGCAGCGGCGGCGGCGGCGTAGCGCAGGGCCTGGGCGGGGGTCGCGCCCCGGTCGAGCGCGGCGGCGAGCGAGCCGGCGAAACAGTCACCCGCGCCGGTGGTATCGACGGGGGTGACGGGGAAAGAGGGTTGGAAAAGCGGCTCTGTGCCTGCAGAAATCCACTCGGCACCCTGTGCGCCACGGGTGACGATCACCGCCTCGACAGGCTGATCGGGCAGCGCAGTGCCGGTGGATTTCACCAGCGCGGCGGCTTCTCCGGCGTTGACCAGCAGATGCGTCACATGGGGCAGGATGGCGCGCAGCGGGTCCGGCGCGAAGGGGGCGGCGGAGTAGAAGACGCGCAGGCCCCGGGCGCGGGCGATCCGGGCGGCTTCAACTTGATGCGAGGTCTCATTCTGCACCAGCAGACAATCGCCCGGCTTTGCCGTCGCCAGCGCCGCGTCGATCATCGCCAGATCCTGCGCCTGATTGGCGCCGGGATGGATGATGATCTGATTCTCGCCCGCGTCATCGACGGCCACGATGGCGTGGCCCGTCCCCTGCCTGACCCGCGCAATGCGGTCCAACGCGATGCCGTGGGCGGTCAGCTGCGCCTCGATCCACGCGTCGCCCCGACCCACGGCACCGATATGCACGACCTTTGCCCCAGCCCTGAGCGCCGCGACGCTCTGGTTGACGCCCTTGCCGCCCAGTCCGGGGGTGTGCGAGCTTGCCGAGAGCGTCTCGCCCGCCTGCGGTAGCGCAGGCAGGCGGTAGACGTGGTCGATGTTGATCGAGCCGAGGCAGAAGACGGTCATTTCGAGACGTGACCCACGCGGCAGGCGGCCATGACGGCCATGTTCATGATGTCATTGACCGTCGCCCCGGTGGACAGGATCTGAATCGGCTTGGGCACGCCGGTCAGGATGGGGCCGATCACCGTGGCCCCGGCCATTTCCTGCATCAGCTTGACCGAGATCGAGGCCGAATGCCGGGCCGGGCAGACGAGGATATTCGCCGGGCCGGTGAGGCGCGAAAACGGATACGCTTCGGCGGCCTTGGGGTTGAGGGCGACGTCGACGGTCATCTCGCCCTCATACTCGAAATCGACGCCGCGCCGGTCGAGCACGTCAGGAGCGACGTGCATTTTCTCGGACCGTTCCGAAATCGGATAGCCGAAGGTCGAGAAGCTGACGAAGGCCACGCGCGGCTCGATCCCCAGACTGCGCGCCACCCCCGCCGAGCGGATGGCGATGTCGGCCAGATCCTCTTCCTCGGGCCATTCATGCACCAGCGTATCGGCGATCAGCACGATCCGGCCCTTGTGCAGCAGCACCGAGACACCGACCGCACCATCCTGCGCGCGCGCGTCGAAGACGTGGTTGATCATGTCCATGACCAGCGCCGATTTGCGCGTCGCCCCGGTGACCAGCGCGTCGCCATGCCCGTGCTGAAGCATCAGCGCCGAGAAGATGTGCCGGTCGCGGGTGGTCATGCGATGGACGTCGCGTTGGTCGAAGCCTTTGCGTTGCAGGCGTTTGTAGAGATAGTTCTTGTACACCTCGAGGTGGCGCGTGTTGGCGGCATTCACCACCGTCAGTTCGCGCACCGCGTCGGCCAGACCGGCGGTTTCCAGACGGCGTTTGACGTCTTCCTCCTGGCCCACCACCAGCGCCTTGCCCAGACCGGCGCGCTGATAGGCGACGGCGGCGCGCAGCACGCGCTCGTCATCGCCTTCGGCAAAGATCATCCGCGATTGCGCCTGACGGGCGCGAGCGAACAGGCTCTGCTGGATCGAGGCCGTCGGGTCCATGCGCGAGCGCAGGGTGTGGCGGTAGGCGTCCATGTCGATGATCGGACGGCGCGCGACGCCGGTGTCCATGCCCGCCTTGGCGACGGCGGGCGGGATCACGTAGATCAGGCGCGGATCAAACGGCGTGGGGATGATGTAATCGCGGCCAAAGCTGAGCTTGCGACCGTAGGCCATGGCGACCTCATCGGGCACGTCTTCACGCGCGAGTTCGGCCAGCGCACGGGCGCAGGCGATCTTCATCTCATCGTTGATCGCCCGGGCGTGGATATCCAGCGCGCCGCGGAACAGGTAGGGGAAGCCGAGGACGTTATTGACCTGATTGGGATAATCCGAGCGCCCGGTGGCGACGATGGCGTCGGCGCGCACGGCATGGGCCTCTTCCGGCGTGATCTCAGGATCGGGGTTGGCCATGGCGAAGATGACCGGGTTGTCGGCCATGGATTCGACCATCGCGGGCGTCACCGCCCCCTTGGCCGATACGCCAAGGAACACATCCGCCCCGCGCATCGCCTCTTCCAGCGTGCGGGCGTCGGTGGTGGCGGCATGGGCCGATTTCCACTGGTTCATACCCTCGCTGCGGCCCTGATAGATCACGCCCTTGGTGTCGCACATGATGCAGTTGTCATGCTGCGCGCCCATCGACTTGAGCAGTTCCAGACAGGCGATCCCGGCGGCCCCTGCCCCGTTCAGGACGATCTTCACATTCTCGATCTTCTTGCCGCTGATCTCCAGCGCGTTGATCAGTCCGGCGGCGCAGATCACGGCGGTGCCGTGCTGGTCATCGTGAAACACCGGAATGTCGCAGAGTTCCTTGAGGCGCTGCTCGATGATGAAACACTCGGGCGCCTTGATGTCCTCAAGATTGATGCCCCCGAAGGTGGGGGACATCAGGTGCACGGCCTTGATGATCTCGTCCGCGTCTTCGGTCGCCAGCTCGATGTCGATGGCGTTGACGTCGGCGAAGCGTTTGAACAGGACCGCCTTGCCCTCCATCACCGGCTTGGAGGCCAGCGCGCCCAGATTGCCCATGCCCAGAATGGCGGTGCCGTTCGATATCACGGCGACCATGTTGCCCTTGACGGTATAGTCATAAGCAAGCCCCGGATCGCGGGCGATCGCCTCGACGGGAACCGCCACACCGGGCGAATAGGCCAGCGACAGGTCGCGCTGGGTGGCCATCGGCGTGGTGGCGACGATCTCGTATTTGCCGGGGGTCGGCTCGAAATGATAGGCCAGCGCCTCTTCAGGCGTGATGCGGGACTTGCGGGACATGGGGCCTCCTCCAACAGAGGTTCTGCATAGCGCGGGCGTGCGCATCGAACAACGCGGGAATCGGGCCTTTTCGGCGGTCGGGGGTTTTGTAGGGTCGCGCCGATGACGGGGAGAGTTCAGTGAACGACGCGCAAGTCACGGTGCCAGCCGGTGTAACGCCGATGATGGCCCAATTTCTGGAAATCAAAGCCCAGCACGCCGATGCGCTGCTGTTTTACCGCATGGGCGATTTCTATGAGATGTTCTTTGACGACGCGGTGGCGGCCTCGGCCGCGCTGGACATTGCGCTGACCAAGCGCGGCAAGCATCTGGATGAAGACATTCCGATGTGCGGCGTGCCGATCCATGCCGCCGAGGGCTATCTGCTGACGCTGATCCGCAAGGGATTCCGCGTGGCGATTGCCGAACAGATGGAAGACCCCGCCGAAGCCAAGAAGCGCGGCTCGAAATCGGTGGTGCGGCGCGAGGTGGTGCGGCTGGTGACGCCGGGCACGCTGAC
This window contains:
- the tsaE gene encoding tRNA (adenosine(37)-N6)-threonylcarbamoyltransferase complex ATPase subunit type 1 TsaE, with amino-acid sequence MPDPDATDRFAQAMAGVVGAGDVLLLDGQIGAGKTHFARALIRALGVDEDIPSPTFTLVQTYEAGIEIWHADLYRLSHPDEAVELGLTEAFETALCLVEWPEKLGADRPKQALTLQFSLEGEGRLVAFASDDPAWEARLADV
- the hslV gene encoding ATP-dependent protease subunit HslV: MAEDKFPGWHGTTILAVKRGGEVVVAGDGQVSLGQTVIKGSARKVRRIGAPGREVVVGFAGSTADAFTLLERLEKKLEASPGQLTRACVELAKDWRMDKYLRNLEAMLIVTDGDDLLVITGAGDVLEPEYDIAAIGSGGNFAAAAARGLMETDLPAEEVARKAMAIAASICVYTNGNLTVESIRK
- the hslU gene encoding ATP-dependent protease ATPase subunit HslU, which translates into the protein MTDLTPREIVSELDRFIIGQADAKRAVAVALRSRWRRRQLSADLRDEVYPKNILMIGPTGVGKTEISRRLAKLAKAPFLKVEATKFTEVGYVGRDVEQIIRDLVDAAMAMTREAMREDVRARAQANAEERVLDAIAGKDSRSGTRDLFRKKLRAGELDDTMIELEIADAAPSMPMLELPGMQAQGMNLGDLFGKAFGGRTTKKRMTVMESHDILLSEEADKLLDEEAVKVAAVEAVEQNGIVFLDEIDKVCARAETRGADVSREGVQRDLLPLIEGTTVSTKHGPVKTDHILFIASGAFHVAKPSDLLPELQGRLPIRVELRALTEDDFVRILTETDNALTRQYTALMKTEEVEVSFTEDGIHALARIAAEVNTAVENIGARRLYTVMERVFEELSFAAPDRGGQSVVVDAAFVEKNIGELSRSTDLSRYVL
- a CDS encoding GNAT family N-acetyltransferase translates to MTPHPAPIADFATERLSVVRWAPILCDPAQRRALEDELDTLLSAGVLGDLPPSMQRQATGQTVSAWIDDRAVESDVFVLRGLNGHELVGLLILNTTADPVPSLHLGYLLDQAVWGRGYATELVCGLLDVAQRAAPLHLIGGVSRDNPASARVLQKAGSTLEQATDDTDFYACALLA
- a CDS encoding acyl-CoA thioesterase, whose product is MSDPVAPRPELLRAVVHPWHHDIFGHMNVRHYAPFFDDASFFLYTSLGIPISWMLEEHGVHIVSAKAETNFIKELKAGDGVIIDGAVKRLGGRSMTFHLRMIHAETGALHATYDLTEVFFDPKTRASAPMPDAVRERLAPYLVDE
- a CDS encoding ribokinase; the protein is MTVFCLGSINIDHVYRLPALPQAGETLSASSHTPGLGGKGVNQSVAALRAGAKVVHIGAVGRGDAWIEAQLTAHGIALDRIARVRQGTGHAIVAVDDAGENQIIIHPGANQAQDLAMIDAALATAKPGDCLLVQNETSHQVEAARIARARGLRVFYSAAPFAPDPLRAILPHVTHLLVNAGEAAALVKSTGTALPDQPVEAVIVTRGAQGAEWISAGTEPLFQPSFPVTPVDTTGAGDCFAGSLAAALDRGATPAQALRYAAAAAALQVTQPGAAPAMPDRAKVEQLLAG
- a CDS encoding NADP-dependent malic enzyme gives rise to the protein MSRKSRITPEEALAYHFEPTPGKYEIVATTPMATQRDLSLAYSPGVAVPVEAIARDPGLAYDYTVKGNMVAVISNGTAILGMGNLGALASKPVMEGKAVLFKRFADVNAIDIELATEDADEIIKAVHLMSPTFGGINLEDIKAPECFIIEQRLKELCDIPVFHDDQHGTAVICAAGLINALEISGKKIENVKIVLNGAGAAGIACLELLKSMGAQHDNCIMCDTKGVIYQGRSEGMNQWKSAHAATTDARTLEEAMRGADVFLGVSAKGAVTPAMVESMADNPVIFAMANPDPEITPEEAHAVRADAIVATGRSDYPNQVNNVLGFPYLFRGALDIHARAINDEMKIACARALAELAREDVPDEVAMAYGRKLSFGRDYIIPTPFDPRLIYVIPPAVAKAGMDTGVARRPIIDMDAYRHTLRSRMDPTASIQQSLFARARQAQSRMIFAEGDDERVLRAAVAYQRAGLGKALVVGQEEDVKRRLETAGLADAVRELTVVNAANTRHLEVYKNYLYKRLQRKGFDQRDVHRMTTRDRHIFSALMLQHGHGDALVTGATRKSALVMDMINHVFDARAQDGAVGVSVLLHKGRIVLIADTLVHEWPEEEDLADIAIRSAGVARSLGIEPRVAFVSFSTFGYPISERSEKMHVAPDVLDRRGVDFEYEGEMTVDVALNPKAAEAYPFSRLTGPANILVCPARHSASISVKLMQEMAGATVIGPILTGVPKPIQILSTGATVNDIMNMAVMAACRVGHVSK